From a region of the Panicum virgatum strain AP13 chromosome 2K, P.virgatum_v5, whole genome shotgun sequence genome:
- the LOC120694648 gene encoding uncharacterized protein LOC120694648: MAIHPRITGGRRQGPLPLPLKRALLAAMTFAAAVSVLCLLSLTNTLSFTDTLAFLGFTPRDVDKREGNRKYLYWGTRIDCPGKHCGSCAGLGHQESSLRCALEEALFLDRILVMPSKMCLSSVHNTKGILHSSNATSKQRWETGSCAMDSLYDLDLMSRTVPAILDNPRSWYEIISRSTKLGEAGVVDVQGVSRVELKENPNYSSALLINRTASPLAWFMECKDRTKRSSVMLPYTFLPTMASKKLRDAANKMKEKLGDYDAIHVRRGDLLKNRKDRFGVERSLHPHLDRDTRPEFIKKRVAKWIQPGRTLFIASNERTPGFFSPLSDRYKLAYSSNFSNILDPIIENNYQLFMVERLIMQGARTFVKTMKEFDKDLALCDDPKKNTKDWQKPVYTDD, translated from the exons ATGGCGATCCATCCCCGGATTACCGGCGGCCGCAGGCAggggccgctgccgctgccgcttaAGAGGGCCCTCCTGGCGGCGATGAcgttcgcggcggcggtctCCGTCCTGTGCCTCCTGTCCCTCACTAACACGTTGTCCTTCACGGACACGCTGGCCTTCCTGGGGTTCACGCCCCGGGACGTCGACAAGCGGGAAGGCAACCGGAAGTACCTCTACTGGGGCACCCGCATCGACTGCCCCGGCAAGCATTGCGGCTCCTGCGCGGGGCTCGGGCACCAGGAGTCCAGCCTCCGCTGCGCCCTCGAGGAGGCGCTCTTCCTCGACCG GATACTCGTCATGCCTTCAAAGATGTGCCTTAGTTCAGTGCATAATACAAAGGGGATCCTTCACTCAAGCAACGCAACTTCAAAGCAAAG ATGGGAAACGGGTTCTTGTGCCATGGATTCTTTATATGATTTAGACCTCATGTCAAGAACTGTACCTGCTATTTTGGATAATCCAAGATCGTGGTACGAGATAATATCGAGAAGTACAAAGCTAGGAGAGGCTGGTGTGGTGGATGTGCAGGGAGTTAGCAGAGTTGAACTCAAAGAAAATCCAAATTACTCAAGTGCTCTCCTCATAAATCGCACAGCAAGCCCTCTTGCTTG GTTTATGGAGTGCAAGGACCGGACCAAGCGTAGCTCTGTGATGTTACCATACACTTTCCTGCCGACAATGGCATCAAAGAAACTGAGGGATGCAGCGAACAAG ATGAAAGAGAAACTTGGTGACTATGATGCTATTCATGTGAGACGCGGTGACCTACTGAAGAATAGGAAAGATAGATTTGGTGTTGAGCGAAgtcttcatcctcatcttgaCAGAGATACTCGCCCTGAATTTATCAAGAAAAGAGTTGCAAAATGGATTCAACCAGGCCGCACTCTTTTCATTGCCTCGAATGAAAGGACCCCAGGCTTCTTTTCACCTCTATCAGACAG GTACAAGCTAGCATATTCATCTAACTTCAGCAATATATTGGATCCGATAATTGAGAATAATTACCAGCTGTTCATGGTGGAAAGGTTGATAATGCAAGGTGCCAGAACGTTTGTGAAGACAATGAAAGAGTTTGACAAGGATCTTGCTCTCTGTGATGATCCTAAGAAGAATACGAAAGACTGGCAAAAACCAGTTTATACAGATGACTGA
- the LOC120694649 gene encoding heat stress transcription factor B-4b-like, giving the protein MAFLVERCGEMVVSMESSAHAKPVPAPFLTKTYQLVDDPCTDHIVSWGEDDTTFVVWRPPEFARDLLPNYFKHNNFSSFVRQLNTYGFRKIVADRWEFANEFFRKGAKHLLAEIHRRKSAQPLPTPLPPHQPYHHHHHHINPFSPPPPPPTQPVYHFQEEPAAAHGVHGGGNNSDGSGGGDFLAALSEDNRQLRRRNSLLLSELAHMKKLYNDIIYFLQNHVAPVTSPSSAAHASQLPSAGGAASSCRLMELDPGSPSPPPRPEAADADDGGGTVKLFGVALQGKKKKRAHREDGNEDHEQGSSEV; this is encoded by the exons ATGGCTTTCCTGGTGGAGCGGTGCGGCGAGATGGTGGTGTCCATGGAGAGCTCGGCGCACGCCAAGCCGGTGCCGGCGCCGTTCCTGACCAAGACGTACCAGCTGGTGGACGACCCCTGCACCGACCACATCGTGTCCTGGGGCGAGGACGACACCACCTTCGTGGTGTGGCGCCCGCCCGAGTTCGCCCGCGACCTCCTCCCAAACTACTTCAAGCACAACAACTTCTCCAGCTTCGTCAGGCAGCTCAACACCTAT GGATTCAGGAAGATCGTGGCAGATCGGTGGGAGTTCGCCAACGAGTTCTTCAGGAAGGGAGCCAAGCACCTCCTCGCCGAGATCCACCGGAGGAAGTCGGCGCAGCCGCTGCCGACGCCACTGCCACCGCACCAaccctaccaccaccaccaccaccacatcaACCCCTtctccccgccgcccccgcctccgACGCAGCCGGTGTACCACTTCCAAGAGGAGCCCGCCGCAGCGCACGgtgtccacggcggcggcaacaacagtgacggcagcggcggcggggacttCTTGGCGGCGCTGTCGGAGGACAACcgccagctgcggcggcgcaacTCGCTGCTGCTGTCGGAGCTGGCGCACATGAAGAAGCTCTACAACGACATCATCTACTTCCTGCAGAACCACGTGGCGCCGGTGACGAGCCCCTCGTCGGCGGCGCACGCGTCCCAGCTgcccagcgccggcggcgcggcgtcctCCTGCAGGCTGATGGAGCTGGACCCGGgctccccctccccgccgccacggccggaggcggcggacgccgatgacggcggcggcacggtgaAGCTGTTCGGCGTGGCGCTGcagggcaagaagaagaagcgggcgCACAGGGAGGACGGCAACGAGGACCATGAGCAGGGAAGCAGCGAGGTctag
- the LOC120694650 gene encoding zinc finger CCHC domain-containing protein 10-like, whose translation MSGNDDKSQAAADKIKAATLSAAKGLSRAQAERAAAAAARNVNAYGQKEEGPSRWQERKEAKRQMYLMSTEKAAILGTVKPKAPEASSGGAYTQCQKCFQHGHWTYECKNERVYMSRPSRTQQLKNPKLKKSVPPVSYQFENPDLIKEREAEKKLMKEKRKKEKSERRKGKSKRKHRSPSDSDSNRSDASVFDSGSESSATGSEYSSGSSSSYSSSDSEDKKRQHRRKQKKRRHQRDSTSSASSESESASDSDSDDSRSRRKNKRRSGGRR comes from the coding sequence ATGTCTGGAAATGATGATAAGTCCCAGGCTGCGGCGGACAAAATAAAGGCAGCCACGTTATCAGCGGCTAAGGGATTGAGCAGGGCTCAAGCTGAGcgcgctgcggctgctgctgcccgcAATGTCAATGCCTATGGGCAGAAGGAAGAGGGGCCAAGCCGCTGGCAGGAGAGGAAGGAAGCTAAGAGACAGATGTATCTGATGAGTACAGAGAAGGCTGCGATACTGGGTACTGTGAAGCCAAAAGCTCCAGAAGCTTCTTCTGGTGGGGCATATACCCAATGTCAGAAGTGTTTCCAGCATGGTCACTGGACCTACGAGTGCAAAAACGAGCGGGTGTATATGTCACGTCCCTCCAGAACGCAGCAGCTTAAGAATCCCAAGTTGAAGAAAAGTGTACCGCCGGTTTCTTATCAGTTCGAGAATCCTGATCTTATAAAGGAGAGGGAAGCTGAGAAGAAGTTGAtgaaagaaaagaggaagaaggaaaaatCTGAAAGAAGAAAGGGAAAGAGTAAGAGGAAGCATCGTTCACCGAGTGATTCTGATAGCAATAGAAGTGATGCTTCAGTGTTTGACTCTGGCTCTGAATCATCAGCGACTGGCTCTGAATATTCTTCCGGAAGCAGTTCAAGTTACAGCTCCTCCGACTCGGAGGACAAGAAGCGGCAACACAGGAGGAAGCAAAAGAAGCGAAGGCACCAGAGGGACAGCACATCATCAGCTtcatctgaatctgaatctgcctCAGACAGCGATTCTGATGATAGCAGAAGCAGGAGGAAGAATAAAAGGAGGAGCGGTGGTAGGCGCTGA
- the LOC120694652 gene encoding xylulose kinase 2-like, with protein MAGRGSLPEGSLFLGFDSSTQSLKATVLNNELTIVASEIVNFDSELPHYKTEGGVYRDSTDDGHIFSPTIMWVEALELLLEKLKPKINFSKVLAVSGSGQQHGSVYWKKGSKAVLSSLDSSKSLLLQLKDAFSTMNSPIWMDSSTTKQCREIENAVGGALELAKLTGSRAYERFTGPQIRKIYQTEPNVYEDTERISLVSSFMASILVGSYASIDETDGAGMNLMDINQRTWSKTVLEATAPELEAKLGTLAPAYSAAGQIAPYFVERFQFDKNCLVIQWSGDNPNSLAGLTLNTPGDLAISLGTSDTVFGITAEAKPSLEGHVFPNPVEPDGYMVMLCYKNGSLTREHVRNEFAEKSWDVFNGYLEKTPPLNGGKLGFYYKDHEILPPLPVGFHRYIVENLDDASSDNLIEREVAEFNPPSEVRAIIEGQMLSMRGHAERFGMPNPPKRIIATGGASSNESILKSIVEIFGCPVFTVQRPDSASLGAALRAAHGWLCNTKGSFVPISCLYEGNLEKTSLGSKLAVPAGEEEDRELLKKYTLLMSKRMEIERRLVEKIGRA; from the exons atggcgggccgaGGCTCCCTCCCGGAGGGCTCTCTCTTCCTCGGATTCGACAGCTCCACTCA GTCACTGAAAGCTACTGTGCTCAACAATGAGTTAACAATAGTAGCTTCTGAAATTGTTAATTTTGACTCTGAATTGCCGCACTACAAAACTGAAGGTGGGGTGTACAGAGATTCCACTGACGATGGCCACATATTTTCACCAACCATTATGTGGGTGGAAGCTTTGGAGCTGCTGCTTGAGAAGTTAAAACCCAAGATAAACTTCAGTAAGGTTCTGGCCGTCTCAGGGAGTGGGCAGCAACATGGCAGTGTTTACTGGAAGAAGGGCAGCAAGGCAGTTCTTTCCTCCCTAGATTCCAGTAAGAGTTTGTTATTGCAGCTCAAGGATGCCTTTTCTACAATGAACTCACCAATATGGATGGACAGTAGCACAACTAAGCAATGCAGAGAAATAGAGAATGCAGTCGGAGGTGCATTGGAGTTAGCAAAACTGACAGGATCTCGTGCATATGAGAGATTCACTGGTCCCCAGATACGAAAGATCTATCAAACAGAGCCCAATGTTTATGAAGATACCGAGAGAATATCTTTGGTGAGCTCATTCATGGCATCAATCCTTGTTGGAAGCTATGCAAGTATTGACGAAACTGATGGTGCTGGGATGAACTTGATGGATATAAACCAGAGAACCTGGTCAAAGACTGTTTTAGAG GCAACTGCTCCTGAACTTGAAGCAAAGCTTGGAACTCTAGCACCAGCATATTCAGCTGCTGGCCAGATTGCTCCTTATTTTGTAGAAAG GTTTCAGTTTGATAAGAACTGTTTGGTCATTCAGTGGTCTGGTGACAATCCTAATAGCCTTGCAG GTTTAACTCTGAATACTCCTGGTGATCTTGCCATTAGCCTTGGTACTAGCGATACA GTATTTGGGATAACAGCAGAAGCTAAACCAAGTCTTGAAGGGCATGTTTTCCCCAACCCTGTTGAGCCTGATGGTTACATGGTGATGCTATGCTACAAAAATGGCTCCTTGACCAGAGAAC ATGTGCGAAATGAGTTTGCAGAGAAATCATGGGATGTTTTCAACGGCTATCTAGAGAAAACGCCCCCTCTaaacg GTGGAAAGTTAGGATTCTACTACAAAGACCATGAAATCCTGCCACCACTTCCAG TTGGTTTCCATCGGTACATTGTTGAGAACCTTGATGATGCCTCATCTGACAATCTTATAGAGCGTGAAGTGGCAGAATTCAATCCACCATCTGAG GTCCGTGCCATCATTGAAGGTCAAATGCTGTCGATGCGAGGCCATGCTGAGAGATTTGGCATGCCGAACCCTCCCAAGCGGATCATAGCAACCGGTGGGGCATCCTCCAACGAGAGCATCCTCAAGTCTATTGTGGAAATCTTTGGCTGTCCTGTCTTCACAGTTCAGAGACCTG ATTCGGCCTCACTGGGTGCAGCGCTGAGAGCCGCCCATGGGTGGCTGTGCAACACCAAAGGAAGCTTCGTCCCCATCTCGTGCTTGTACGAGGGCAACCTGGAGAAGACTTCCCTTGGCTCGAAGCTTGCAGTCCCAgccggagaggaggaagatAGGGAGCTACTAAAGAAGTACACCCTGCTGATGAGTAAGAGGATGGAGATCGAGAGACGCCTGGTGGAGAAGATTGGGCGGGCATAG
- the LOC120694653 gene encoding thymidylate kinase-like — protein MTTLVRLAGRSASWSRSGKSAVPSGLGLFAQRRRAFQGVRMANAGSKSGRGALIVLEGLDRSGKSSQCARLLSYLEGQGCRAEGWRFPDRGTSVGQMISAYLANESQLDDRTVHLLFSANRWEKRALMESKLLDGTTLIVDRYSYSGVAFSAAKGLDIEWCKSPDVGLIAPDLVIYLDVQPEKASERGGYGGERYEKVEFQKRVADHYHSLCDSTWKIVDGSLSMETVEEQLRELATNCIQESQEKPLTNLTW, from the exons ATGACTACATTGGTTCGGCTCGCCGGAAGATCAGCTTCCTGGAGCAG GAGTGGCAAATCGGCGGTGCCCTCTGGTCTCGGCTTGTTTGCACAGCGTCGGAGGGCGTTTCAGGGGGTGAGAATGGCGAATGCTGGCAGTAAGAGTGGGCGAGGTGCTCTGATTGTACTGGAAGGGTTGGACCGGAGTGGCAAATCGTCACAGTGTGCTCGGCTGCTGTCCTATCTGGAAGGCCAAGGTTGCCGTGCTGAAGGGTGGCGCTTCCCGGATAGGGGCACCAGTGTTGGGCAGATGATCTCTGCCTACCTAGCTAATGAGTCGCAGCTTGATGACAGAACGGTTCATTTGCTCTTCAGTGCAAACCGCTGGGAGAAAAG GGCTTTGATGGAAAGCAAGCTACTTGATGGAACTACTCTCATCGTAGATCGTTATTCTTATTCTGGAGTGGCTTTCTCAGCTGCTAAAGGGCTTGATATTGAATGGTGCAAG TCTCCAGATGTTGGACTTATAGCTCCAGATCTTGTAATTTATCTGGATGTACAACCAGAG AAAGCGTCTGAAAGAGGGGGCTATGGTGGTGAGCGATATGAAAAGGTTGAATTCCAAAAGAGAGTTGCAGATCATTATCATTCACTCTGTGATTCGACATGGAAG ATTGTTGATGGTTCCCTTTCCATGGAGACCGTGGAAGAACAGCTGAGAGAACTGGCTACGAACTGCATTCAGGAGTCTCAAGAGAAGCCACTTACCAATCTGACTTGGTGA